The proteins below come from a single Crossiella sp. CA-258035 genomic window:
- a CDS encoding quinone-dependent dihydroorotate dehydrogenase produces the protein MLYRLILTLVLRRFDAERVHHLSFGALKLLAAIPGVLPLVRRLLAPKDPALRTRVLGLDLPGPLGLAAGFDKDATGPDALAALGFGFVEIGTLTAHAQPGNPKPRLFRLFADRAIVNRMGFNNGGAAAAAQRLRARRARGQSGVVGVNIGKTKATPEAEAVGDYVTSAKLLAGVADYFVVNVSSPNTPGLRNLQAVDQLRPLLTGVRAALDEAGRRVPLLVKIAPDLSDEDVDAVADLALELGLDGIIATNTTIGREGLASPAAEVERAGAGGLSGAPLKQRSLAVLRRLRARTGDRLVLVSVGGIESAEDVWQRLRAGASLVQGYTGLIYGGPLWPWRIHRDLSRRLRASGYRSLDEVVARD, from the coding sequence GTGCTCTACCGACTGATCCTCACCCTGGTGCTGCGGCGGTTCGACGCCGAGCGGGTGCACCACCTGAGCTTCGGCGCGCTGAAGCTGCTGGCCGCGATTCCCGGGGTGCTGCCGCTGGTGCGCCGCCTGCTCGCGCCGAAGGACCCCGCGCTGCGGACCAGGGTGCTCGGGCTGGACCTGCCGGGGCCGCTGGGGCTGGCCGCCGGGTTCGACAAGGACGCCACCGGGCCGGACGCACTGGCCGCGCTGGGTTTCGGGTTCGTGGAGATCGGCACGCTCACCGCGCACGCCCAGCCGGGCAACCCGAAGCCGCGGCTGTTCCGGCTCTTCGCCGACCGGGCCATCGTGAACCGGATGGGCTTCAACAACGGTGGCGCGGCGGCCGCGGCCCAGCGGCTGCGGGCCCGGCGGGCGCGCGGGCAGTCCGGGGTGGTCGGGGTCAACATCGGCAAGACCAAGGCCACGCCCGAGGCCGAGGCGGTCGGCGACTACGTGACCAGCGCGAAGCTGCTGGCCGGGGTCGCCGACTACTTCGTGGTCAACGTCAGCTCGCCCAACACGCCCGGCCTGCGCAACCTCCAGGCCGTCGACCAGCTGCGGCCGCTGCTCACCGGGGTGCGGGCCGCGCTGGACGAGGCGGGCCGGCGGGTGCCGCTGCTGGTCAAGATCGCGCCGGACCTCTCCGACGAGGACGTGGACGCGGTCGCCGACCTGGCGCTGGAGCTGGGCCTGGACGGGATTATCGCGACCAACACCACCATCGGCAGGGAGGGGCTGGCCAGCCCCGCCGCCGAGGTGGAGCGGGCCGGGGCCGGTGGGCTGTCCGGGGCGCCGCTGAAGCAGCGGTCGCTGGCCGTGCTGCGGCGGCTGCGCGCACGGACGGGTGATCGGCTGGTGCTGGTCTCGGTCGGCGGCATCGAGTCGGCCGAGGACGTGTGGCAGCGGCTGCGCGCTGGTGCGAGTCTGGTGCAGGGCTACACCGGCCTGATCTACGGCGGCCCGCTGTGGCCGTGGCGGATCCACCGAGACCTGTCCAGGAGGCTTCGTGCCAGCGGTTACCGCTCCCTCGATGAGGTGGTTGCGCGCGACTGA
- a CDS encoding nuclear transport factor 2 family protein, producing MTEAGEMSEQHKRTVQDFLNLAFNYKRPAEAFARHVHPDYVQHNPHAPDGAAASAAHLTDFVARFPALSLEIKRVFADRDHVITHCHLKLTPESRGTAIMDIMRLWEGRIVEHWDVAQEVPEQAANSNTMF from the coding sequence GTGACCGAGGCAGGAGAGATGAGCGAACAGCACAAGCGGACCGTCCAGGACTTCCTCAACCTGGCCTTCAACTACAAGCGCCCGGCGGAGGCCTTCGCCCGGCACGTGCACCCGGACTACGTCCAGCACAACCCGCACGCCCCGGACGGCGCCGCCGCCTCGGCCGCGCACCTGACCGACTTCGTCGCCCGGTTCCCCGCCCTGAGCCTGGAGATCAAGCGGGTCTTCGCCGACCGGGACCACGTGATCACGCACTGCCACCTGAAGCTGACGCCGGAGAGCCGGGGCACGGCCATCATGGACATCATGCGGCTGTGGGAGGGGCGGATCGTGGAGCACTGGGACGTGGCGCAGGAGGTGCCTGAGCAGGCCGCGAACAGCAACACGATGTTCTAG
- a CDS encoding SDR family oxidoreductase codes for MSNSVALVTGANKGIGREIARGLAAAGLTVYLGARDQERGARAAAELPGEVRVLRLDVTSQAEVDGAAARIEAETGRLDVLVNNAGVALDWAHGPAGADAEALRRSFEVNVFGAVAMTRACLPLLRGAEVGRVVNVSSPLGSLGLLSTPESPIAQRHLLAYSSSKAALNAVTLLYANALRPDGVLVNAVSPGLVATDLNAGSPFPRGERTPAEGAALPIRLALLGADGPTGQFWGEDGIIPW; via the coding sequence ATGAGCAATTCGGTGGCGCTGGTGACCGGCGCCAACAAGGGAATCGGCCGGGAGATCGCCAGGGGCCTGGCCGCCGCCGGGCTGACCGTCTACCTCGGCGCCCGCGATCAGGAGCGGGGCGCGCGGGCGGCGGCGGAGCTGCCGGGCGAGGTGCGGGTGCTGCGGCTGGACGTGACCAGCCAGGCCGAGGTGGACGGCGCGGCCGCGCGGATCGAGGCGGAGACCGGGCGGCTGGACGTGCTGGTGAACAACGCGGGCGTGGCCCTGGACTGGGCGCACGGCCCGGCCGGGGCGGATGCCGAGGCGCTGCGGCGCAGCTTCGAGGTGAACGTCTTCGGCGCGGTGGCGATGACCAGGGCCTGCCTGCCGCTGCTGCGCGGGGCCGAGGTCGGGCGGGTGGTCAACGTGTCCAGCCCGCTGGGCTCGCTCGGCCTGCTCAGCACGCCGGAGAGCCCGATCGCGCAGCGCCACCTGCTGGCCTACAGCTCGTCCAAGGCCGCGCTGAACGCGGTCACCCTGCTCTACGCCAACGCGCTGCGCCCGGACGGCGTGCTGGTCAACGCGGTCAGCCCCGGCCTGGTGGCCACCGACCTCAACGCCGGGTCCCCGTTCCCCAGGGGCGAACGCACCCCGGCGGAGGGAGCGGCGCTGCCGATCCGGCTGGCGCTGCTGGGCGCGGACGGGCCGACCGGCCAGTTCTGGGGCGAGGACGGCATCATCCCGTGGTGA
- a CDS encoding LysR family transcriptional regulator — MSEVEVRELRYFRAVAEQLNFSRAAAGLGIAQPALSRAIRQLERRLGVPLFLRDTRTVELTAAGQALLTETGRVLDALSAAVHRTRRAGTPTPTVVITAKAGVATELLRRMVTAQAALPDAVRVEVVISGYGEQTAMLSDGRADLALIGSPAEHTGFDVEPLLSEPRVAALPLGHPLAARAVLDCADLRGHPMPQWPGATPAARAYWAGRDHDLPDGPEVHDNSLLLETVALGQAIALVPSSLARHSARADIEYRPVRDAAPYRTVLAWPAGSRAPWIARFLRIARELAAESS; from the coding sequence ATGAGCGAGGTGGAGGTGCGCGAGCTGCGGTACTTCCGCGCCGTGGCCGAGCAGCTGAACTTCTCCAGGGCGGCGGCCGGGCTCGGCATCGCCCAGCCCGCGCTGTCCAGGGCGATCCGCCAGCTGGAGCGGCGGCTCGGCGTGCCGCTGTTCCTGCGGGACACCCGCACGGTCGAGCTGACCGCCGCCGGGCAGGCCCTGCTCACCGAGACCGGCCGGGTGCTGGACGCGCTCTCCGCCGCGGTGCACCGCACCCGCCGCGCCGGCACGCCCACCCCGACGGTGGTGATCACCGCGAAGGCCGGTGTGGCCACCGAACTGTTGCGCCGCATGGTCACCGCGCAGGCGGCGCTGCCGGATGCGGTGCGGGTGGAGGTGGTGATCAGCGGTTACGGCGAGCAGACCGCCATGCTCAGCGACGGCCGCGCCGACCTGGCCCTGATCGGCTCACCCGCCGAGCACACCGGGTTCGACGTCGAGCCGCTGCTGTCCGAACCGAGGGTGGCCGCGCTGCCGCTGGGGCACCCGCTGGCCGCGCGGGCGGTGCTGGACTGCGCCGACCTCCGCGGCCACCCGATGCCGCAGTGGCCGGGCGCGACCCCGGCCGCGCGGGCCTACTGGGCGGGCCGGGACCACGACCTGCCGGATGGGCCCGAGGTGCACGACAACTCGCTGCTGCTGGAGACCGTCGCGCTCGGCCAGGCGATCGCCCTGGTGCCGTCCTCGCTGGCCAGGCACAGCGCACGGGCGGACATCGAGTACCGGCCGGTGCGCGACGCCGCCCCGTACCGGACCGTGCTGGCCTGGCCCGCCGGTTCCCGAGCCCCCTGGATCGCGCGGTTCCTGCGGATCGCGCGGGAGCTGGCGGCAGAGTCTTCGTAG
- a CDS encoding EAL domain-containing protein: protein MADHAAFARAWTAQVYGTSFVSMSRPETEHFLLGLTGRLVAALTAEPFSAVPAAQVAEDLVAAHYTGPTVLDRTLRLVGDHLLSTVDIQRGNYPRHGELPGRVVALMAALAAGYADALRERTFDEQETIKRAVLRARDDAETALRASDARFRAVFSVSPIGIAITDLHGRIVEANGALQEILRSPASALTGCTLAELVHPDDAAALTRCEAELERGGIELYRTEKRFLLPDGDLVWAFLSVALIHNARGLPTYRMAMVEDISQRHLLYEQLRRQTLHDQLTGLPNRARFTSAVDGLLNQAGPNARVALCLFDLDGFRVVNGGLGPVVGDEVLKEVGGRISDGVAAEPESLAAYLGGDRFAVLLPRSSGAQAAVALTERVLAAIGEPIQVVGHRLTVSASAGVVERPAAGVRTPDLLRDADLTLHWAKTDGRGQWTLFDTERARRERVRYEMATTMALAMDNEEFYLEFQPVVRLRDGLVRGVEALLHWDHPELGVLVQDDFCELAEDIGLIVRLGRWVLREACAQAAAWTAELGARAPAVSVNLCPRQLRDADLVRDVQTILRDTGLAPDRLWLEIPESAVPVEATEAIETLTILAEMGVEILLDRFGKSPADPAHLRNLPLHAVKVHRVPLSTLGNGVDPARERMVADLIALAHVLELPVIVEHVCDAEQVRRLTELGCDAAQGPYFGVAGTPEDARALLSGQSPSRG, encoded by the coding sequence ATGGCTGACCACGCGGCGTTCGCCAGGGCCTGGACCGCGCAGGTCTACGGCACCAGCTTCGTCTCGATGTCCCGGCCGGAGACCGAGCACTTCCTGCTCGGCCTGACCGGCCGGCTGGTCGCCGCGCTGACCGCGGAGCCGTTCAGCGCGGTGCCCGCCGCGCAGGTGGCCGAGGACCTGGTCGCCGCGCACTACACCGGCCCCACCGTGCTGGACCGGACGTTACGCCTGGTCGGCGACCACCTTCTGTCCACAGTGGATATTCAGAGGGGGAACTACCCGCGTCACGGCGAGCTACCCGGCCGGGTGGTCGCGCTGATGGCCGCGCTGGCCGCCGGGTATGCCGATGCCTTGCGCGAGCGCACCTTCGACGAGCAGGAGACCATCAAGCGGGCCGTGCTGCGCGCCCGCGACGACGCCGAGACCGCCCTGCGCGCCAGCGACGCCCGGTTCCGGGCGGTGTTCTCGGTCTCCCCCATCGGCATCGCGATCACCGACCTGCACGGGCGGATCGTGGAGGCCAACGGCGCGCTGCAGGAGATCCTGCGCAGCCCGGCGAGCGCGCTCACCGGCTGCACCCTGGCCGAGCTGGTGCACCCGGACGACGCGGCCGCGCTGACCCGGTGCGAGGCCGAGCTGGAACGCGGCGGGATCGAGCTGTACCGCACCGAGAAACGCTTCCTGCTGCCCGACGGCGACCTGGTGTGGGCCTTCCTGTCGGTGGCGCTGATCCACAACGCCAGGGGCCTGCCGACCTACCGGATGGCGATGGTGGAGGACATCTCCCAGCGCCACCTGCTCTACGAACAGCTGCGCAGGCAGACCCTGCACGACCAGCTCACCGGCCTGCCCAACCGGGCCAGGTTCACCAGCGCGGTGGACGGCCTGCTCAACCAGGCCGGGCCGAACGCGCGGGTGGCGCTGTGCCTGTTCGACCTGGACGGGTTCCGGGTGGTCAACGGCGGACTCGGGCCGGTGGTGGGCGATGAGGTGCTCAAGGAGGTCGGCGGCCGGATCAGCGACGGCGTGGCCGCGGAGCCGGAGTCGCTGGCCGCCTACCTCGGCGGGGACCGGTTCGCGGTGCTGCTGCCCCGCAGCTCCGGCGCGCAGGCCGCGGTCGCGCTGACCGAGCGGGTGCTGGCCGCGATCGGCGAACCGATCCAGGTGGTCGGGCACCGGCTGACCGTCTCGGCCAGCGCCGGGGTGGTGGAGCGCCCCGCCGCCGGGGTGCGCACCCCCGACCTCCTGCGCGACGCCGACCTCACCCTGCACTGGGCCAAGACCGACGGGCGCGGGCAGTGGACGCTGTTCGACACCGAGCGGGCCCGGCGGGAGCGGGTGCGCTACGAGATGGCCACCACCATGGCGCTGGCCATGGACAACGAGGAGTTCTACCTGGAGTTCCAGCCGGTGGTGCGGCTGCGCGACGGCCTGGTGCGCGGGGTGGAGGCGCTGCTGCACTGGGACCACCCGGAGCTGGGCGTGCTGGTGCAGGACGACTTCTGCGAGCTGGCCGAGGACATCGGCCTGATCGTCCGGCTGGGCCGCTGGGTGCTGCGGGAGGCCTGCGCGCAGGCCGCGGCCTGGACCGCCGAGCTGGGTGCGCGGGCGCCCGCGGTGAGCGTGAACCTGTGCCCCCGCCAGCTGCGCGACGCCGACCTGGTGCGCGATGTGCAGACCATCCTGCGGGACACCGGGCTCGCCCCGGACCGGCTGTGGCTGGAGATCCCGGAGAGCGCTGTCCCGGTGGAGGCCACCGAGGCCATCGAGACGCTGACCATCCTGGCCGAGATGGGCGTGGAGATCCTGCTGGACCGCTTCGGCAAGTCCCCGGCCGACCCGGCCCACCTGCGCAACCTGCCGCTGCACGCGGTGAAGGTGCACCGGGTCCCGCTGTCCACCCTCGGCAACGGCGTCGACCCGGCCCGGGAGCGGATGGTCGCGGACCTGATCGCGCTGGCGCACGTGCTGGAGCTGCCGGTGATCGTCGAGCACGTCTGCGACGCCGAGCAGGTGCGGCGGCTGACCGAGCTGGGCTGCGACGCGGCCCAGGGCCCCTACTTCGGGGTGGCCGGCACGCCGGAGGACGCGCGGGCGCTGCTGTCCGGGCAGTCCCCCAGCCGAGGTTGA
- a CDS encoding SAM-dependent methyltransferase, which translates to MTENPRSGWVPQGVDVERPSAARIYDYYLGGGYNFESDRQFARKAIALLPSLPMIAQQNRVFLRRAVRFCVQHGIRQFLDIGSGIPSVGNVHEVAQQINPEARVVYVDNEPVAVAHSRMMLSGDPRTAVVQADVRDPDSILGAPETRALIDFDEPVGLLMVALLHFVPPADEPKAFLAQYRDALAPGSYLALSHATLEHQPAITEQVRQLYENSQNPMTSRTKAELEVLFDGFDLIAPGIVFTSAWRPESPEEVGDDPERSVIYAAVGRRR; encoded by the coding sequence GTGACCGAGAACCCGAGGTCGGGCTGGGTGCCCCAGGGCGTGGACGTGGAGCGCCCCAGCGCCGCGCGCATCTACGACTACTACCTCGGCGGCGGCTACAACTTCGAGTCCGACCGGCAGTTCGCCCGCAAGGCCATCGCGCTGCTGCCCAGCCTGCCGATGATCGCCCAGCAGAACCGGGTGTTCCTGCGGCGGGCGGTGCGCTTCTGCGTGCAGCACGGGATCCGGCAGTTCCTGGACATCGGCTCCGGCATCCCGAGCGTGGGCAACGTGCACGAGGTGGCCCAGCAGATCAACCCGGAGGCCAGGGTGGTCTACGTGGACAACGAGCCGGTCGCGGTGGCGCACAGCCGGATGATGCTCTCCGGCGACCCGCGCACCGCGGTGGTGCAGGCCGACGTGCGCGACCCGGACTCGATCCTCGGCGCCCCGGAGACCAGGGCGCTGATCGACTTCGACGAGCCGGTCGGGCTGCTGATGGTGGCGCTGCTGCACTTCGTCCCGCCCGCTGATGAGCCCAAGGCGTTCCTGGCCCAGTACCGGGACGCGCTCGCGCCGGGCAGCTACCTGGCCCTCTCGCACGCCACCCTCGAGCACCAGCCCGCGATCACCGAGCAGGTCCGGCAGCTGTACGAGAACAGCCAGAACCCGATGACCTCGCGCACCAAGGCCGAGCTGGAGGTGCTCTTCGACGGGTTCGACCTCATCGCGCCGGGCATCGTGTTCACCTCGGCCTGGCGGCCGGAGAGCCCGGAAGAGGTCGGTGACGACCCGGAGCGGTCGGTGATCTACGCCGCGGTCGGGCGACGGCGGTGA
- a CDS encoding SAM-dependent methyltransferase yields MDRRLWVPTEVNVDAPSAARVYDYLLGGSYNFAADRAFAQQAIAIHPGLPMVCRENRSFLRRAVRFCADNGIRQFLDIGSGLPTSGNVHEVAPEARVVYVDNEPVAVAHSRMMLRGSDRAAIVHADLRDPDTILNAPETRRLLDFDQPVGLLIVAVLHFVLDTELVKSVLARYRERLAPGSVLVLSHGTLEEQAPSARKIQELYNRSPNKVITRTKQECVELMDGFEIVEPGVVFTPLWRPEPLAERPERPQDAGWYGMAGRLL; encoded by the coding sequence GTGGACCGTCGGCTCTGGGTGCCGACCGAGGTGAACGTGGACGCGCCGAGCGCGGCCAGGGTCTACGACTACCTGCTGGGCGGCAGCTACAACTTCGCCGCCGACCGGGCCTTCGCCCAGCAGGCCATCGCCATCCACCCCGGCCTGCCCATGGTGTGCCGGGAGAACCGCTCCTTCCTGCGCCGCGCGGTGCGCTTCTGCGCGGACAACGGGATCCGGCAGTTCCTGGACATCGGCTCCGGCCTGCCCACCTCCGGCAACGTGCACGAGGTGGCGCCGGAGGCCCGGGTGGTCTACGTGGACAACGAGCCGGTCGCGGTGGCGCACAGCCGGATGATGCTGCGCGGCTCGGACCGGGCCGCGATCGTGCACGCCGACCTGCGCGACCCGGACACCATCCTGAACGCGCCGGAGACCAGGCGGTTGCTCGACTTCGACCAGCCGGTCGGGCTGCTGATCGTGGCCGTGCTGCACTTCGTGCTGGACACCGAGCTGGTGAAGTCGGTGCTGGCCCGCTACCGCGAGCGGCTGGCGCCGGGCAGTGTGCTGGTGCTCTCGCACGGCACCCTGGAGGAGCAGGCGCCCTCGGCCAGGAAGATCCAGGAGCTCTACAACCGCAGCCCCAACAAGGTCATCACCCGCACGAAGCAGGAGTGCGTCGAGCTGATGGACGGATTCGAGATCGTCGAGCCCGGTGTGGTGTTCACCCCGCTGTGGCGGCCCGAGCCGCTGGCCGAGCGCCCGGAGCGCCCGCAGGACGCGGGCTGGTACGGCATGGCTGGCAGGCTGCTGTGA
- a CDS encoding SAM-dependent methyltransferase, protein MEQRPSWVPKEVDVSKPSAARVYDYFLGGSYNFAVDRAFAQQLLSVAPTMPMVCRQNRSFLRRAVQYILGHGVRQFLDIGSGLPTTGNVHEIAQAAYPDAKVVYVDNEPVAVAHSELMLKDNDSATILHADVRDPDWILNAPQTRALIDFDQPVALLMVALLHFVPDADEPAEFMRRYREVLAPGSFLALSQGTEERQPPQVHAVRDLYNQRANRVTTRTSAEITAFLGDFEIVEPGLVFTPEWRPESPSDVPDEPELAGFYAIVGRKP, encoded by the coding sequence GTGGAGCAGCGGCCGAGCTGGGTGCCGAAGGAAGTCGATGTGTCCAAACCGAGCGCGGCCAGGGTCTACGACTACTTCCTGGGTGGCAGCTACAACTTCGCGGTGGACCGCGCCTTCGCCCAGCAGCTGCTCTCGGTCGCGCCGACCATGCCGATGGTGTGCAGGCAGAACCGCTCCTTCCTGCGCCGCGCGGTGCAGTACATCCTCGGCCACGGCGTGCGGCAGTTCCTGGACATCGGCTCCGGCCTGCCCACCACCGGCAACGTGCACGAGATCGCCCAGGCGGCCTACCCGGACGCCAAGGTGGTCTACGTGGACAACGAGCCGGTCGCGGTGGCGCACAGCGAGCTGATGTTGAAGGACAACGACAGCGCGACCATCCTGCACGCCGACGTGCGCGACCCGGACTGGATCCTCAACGCCCCGCAGACCAGGGCGCTGATCGACTTCGATCAGCCGGTGGCGCTGCTGATGGTGGCGCTGCTGCACTTCGTGCCCGATGCCGACGAGCCCGCGGAGTTCATGCGCCGCTACCGGGAGGTGCTCGCGCCGGGCAGCTTCCTCGCGCTGTCCCAGGGCACCGAGGAGCGGCAGCCGCCGCAGGTGCACGCGGTGCGCGACCTGTACAACCAGCGGGCCAACCGGGTGACCACCCGCACCAGCGCGGAGATCACCGCGTTCCTCGGCGACTTCGAGATCGTCGAGCCCGGCCTGGTGTTCACCCCGGAGTGGCGGCCGGAGTCGCCATCGGATGTGCCGGACGAGCCGGAGCTGGCCGGGTTCTACGCGATTGTGGGGCGCAAACCGTGA
- a CDS encoding phosphocholine-specific phospholipase C — protein sequence MTAVSRRRVLATGAATLGAAALGSLLPPSLHRALALPAPAGGLRDLRHVVVLMQENRAFDHYYGTLRGVRGFGDRNALELPGGGSVFAQPRAGGEPVPPFSVRQAAKDSQRPGDAVHYIGDLDHDWDGGHKAWGQGRLDGWIGAKSPATMAYYDRADIPFHYELADTFTLCDAYHCSVFGATNPNRMYLMSGTVGFEPPPNQQRRAVRNWAYDEDKHAGYDWTTYPERLQQAGRSWQVYQEWDNFQDNALEFFSRFKAIARKALAPAGDFKSLDTFYGKVRKAEPVERQRLLDLLAKGVATLTAEERALYDRGLHRVPTGQLAASLRADIAAGRLPEVSYLVPSALDSEHPGASSPAASAGITYQVLDALASDPEVWRHTALIINYDENDGYFDHVPPPVPPPGTADEFVDGLPIGLGFRVPATIVSPWTVGGYVNSQVFDHTSVLRFLETWLGVREPNISTWRRTVTGDLTSVFDFHGRRPGRVPTQPVKTPPAISRWRPAPPAKGVLPTPEPGTRPARPLPYQPDATAALDATGTHLLLRLTNSGRASAHLSLHSYGGEFLAPRHYDVAGAKTDAVPLTGSSYRLTLLGPNGFRREFGGDKSSAAEVTSEVAAISRLLRLTLRNTGGTPLTFDLDGRKIRVAPSSSRTVHHSAAATRGWYDLTIRVQGDGAFRRRLSGHIENGRDSSSG from the coding sequence ATGACCGCTGTCTCCCGCCGCCGGGTGCTCGCCACCGGAGCCGCCACCCTCGGCGCCGCCGCACTCGGCTCGTTGCTGCCGCCGTCCCTGCACCGTGCGCTCGCCCTGCCCGCTCCCGCCGGGGGCCTGCGCGACCTGCGGCACGTGGTGGTGCTGATGCAGGAGAACCGGGCCTTCGACCACTACTACGGCACGCTGCGCGGGGTGCGCGGCTTCGGCGACCGCAATGCGCTCGAACTGCCCGGTGGCGGCTCGGTCTTCGCCCAGCCCAGGGCCGGTGGCGAGCCGGTGCCGCCGTTCTCGGTGCGGCAGGCGGCCAAGGACAGCCAGCGGCCAGGGGACGCGGTGCACTACATCGGCGACCTGGACCACGACTGGGACGGCGGGCACAAGGCCTGGGGCCAGGGCAGGCTGGACGGCTGGATCGGGGCGAAGTCCCCGGCCACCATGGCCTACTACGACCGCGCGGACATCCCGTTCCACTACGAGCTGGCCGACACCTTCACCCTGTGCGACGCCTACCACTGCTCGGTCTTCGGCGCGACCAACCCGAACCGGATGTACCTGATGAGCGGCACGGTCGGCTTCGAGCCGCCGCCGAACCAGCAGCGCCGCGCGGTGCGCAACTGGGCCTATGACGAGGACAAGCACGCCGGGTACGACTGGACCACCTACCCGGAACGCCTGCAGCAGGCCGGCCGCAGCTGGCAGGTCTACCAGGAGTGGGACAACTTCCAGGACAACGCGCTGGAGTTCTTCAGCCGCTTCAAGGCCATCGCGCGCAAGGCGCTGGCCCCGGCCGGTGACTTCAAGAGCCTGGACACCTTCTACGGCAAGGTCCGCAAGGCCGAACCCGTTGAGCGGCAACGACTGCTGGACCTGCTGGCCAAGGGCGTGGCCACGCTGACCGCCGAGGAGCGCGCGCTCTACGACCGCGGCCTGCACCGGGTGCCGACCGGTCAGCTGGCCGCCTCGCTGCGCGCCGACATCGCCGCGGGCCGGTTGCCGGAGGTGTCCTACCTGGTGCCCTCCGCGCTGGACTCCGAGCACCCCGGCGCGTCCTCGCCGGCGGCCAGCGCCGGGATCACCTACCAGGTGCTGGACGCGCTGGCCTCGGACCCGGAGGTGTGGCGGCACACCGCGTTGATCATCAACTACGACGAGAACGACGGCTACTTCGACCACGTGCCCCCGCCGGTCCCGCCGCCGGGCACCGCGGACGAGTTCGTGGACGGCCTGCCCATCGGCCTGGGCTTCCGGGTGCCGGCGACCATCGTGTCCCCGTGGACGGTCGGCGGCTACGTCAACTCCCAGGTCTTCGACCACACCTCGGTGCTGCGCTTCCTGGAGACCTGGCTCGGCGTCCGCGAACCCAACATCAGCACCTGGCGGCGCACCGTCACCGGCGACCTGACCTCGGTCTTCGACTTCCACGGCCGCCGGCCGGGCCGGGTGCCCACGCAGCCGGTCAAGACCCCGCCCGCGATCTCCCGCTGGCGGCCGGCGCCCCCGGCCAAGGGCGTGCTGCCCACCCCCGAACCGGGCACCCGCCCCGCGCGCCCGCTGCCCTACCAGCCGGACGCCACGGCCGCCCTGGACGCCACCGGCACCCACCTGCTGCTGCGCCTGACCAACTCCGGCCGGGCCAGCGCGCACCTGTCCCTGCACTCCTACGGCGGCGAGTTCCTCGCGCCCCGGCACTACGACGTGGCAGGCGCGAAAACCGACGCAGTCCCGCTCACCGGATCGTCCTACCGGTTGACCCTGTTGGGCCCCAACGGTTTCCGCCGCGAGTTCGGCGGTGACAAGAGCTCGGCCGCCGAGGTCACCAGCGAGGTCGCGGCCATCTCCCGCCTGCTCCGCCTGACCCTGCGCAACACCGGCGGCACCCCGCTCACCTTCGATCTGGACGGCCGCAAGATCCGCGTCGCGCCCTCGTCCAGCCGCACCGTGCACCACTCGGCAGCGGCCACCCGCGGCTGGTACGACCTCACCATCCGCGTCCAGGGCGACGGCGCCTTCCGCCGCCGCCTCTCCGGCCACATCGAAAACGGCCGCGACAGCTCCAGCGGCTGA
- a CDS encoding DivIVA domain-containing protein: MNERGLTPKDIREVEFSNSTLLRRGYDEGEVDAFLDRVEATLRGADSVTARQVDEVTFSKPPLGRRGYNVDEVDAFLDQVVVTLSAVDEAAG, translated from the coding sequence ATGAACGAGCGGGGACTCACCCCGAAGGACATCCGCGAGGTGGAGTTCAGCAACTCCACGCTGCTCCGCCGCGGCTACGACGAAGGCGAGGTCGACGCCTTCCTGGACCGCGTCGAGGCCACCCTGCGGGGCGCCGACTCGGTCACCGCCCGCCAGGTCGACGAGGTCACCTTCAGCAAGCCGCCACTGGGCCGCCGCGGCTACAACGTCGACGAGGTGGACGCCTTCCTAGACCAGGTCGTAGTCACCCTCAGCGCCGTCGACGAAGCCGCAGGCTGA
- a CDS encoding TetR/AcrR family transcriptional regulator yields MTTPPPTSGRRRPGPAPRLSRDLIAEAVLGVGFEEVTVTAVAQRLNATHAALYRHVTDRDDLVRAAIERVADRAPQPLLGPDWEELLRGEAWVRWRIFTEYPGIRQAISGLASPTDPFAARTLPVIRHLVVLGFAPDAAMLAADVVVDMVDESAVTAVDARRLGADAVAEQLRETFPGPDDAELRRIAFEAMVEDQDEWFGAKLDVVLAGIRVTLTPGTAATPKGDA; encoded by the coding sequence GTGACTACTCCACCGCCGACATCCGGCCGACGCAGGCCGGGTCCCGCACCCCGGTTGAGCCGGGACCTCATCGCCGAGGCGGTGCTGGGGGTCGGCTTCGAGGAGGTCACGGTCACCGCGGTGGCGCAGCGGCTCAACGCCACGCACGCCGCGCTGTACCGGCACGTCACCGACCGGGACGACCTGGTGCGGGCCGCGATCGAACGGGTCGCCGACCGCGCGCCGCAACCGCTGCTGGGCCCGGACTGGGAGGAGCTGCTGCGCGGCGAGGCCTGGGTGCGCTGGCGGATCTTCACCGAGTACCCGGGCATCCGCCAGGCCATCTCCGGCCTGGCCTCGCCCACCGACCCCTTCGCCGCCCGCACCCTGCCCGTCATCCGGCACCTGGTGGTGCTGGGTTTCGCGCCGGATGCCGCGATGCTGGCCGCCGACGTGGTGGTGGACATGGTGGACGAGTCGGCGGTGACCGCGGTGGACGCCCGGCGGCTGGGCGCGGACGCGGTGGCCGAGCAGCTGCGCGAGACCTTCCCCGGCCCGGACGACGCGGAGCTGCGCCGGATCGCCTTCGAGGCCATGGTCGAAGATCAGGACGAGTGGTTCGGCGCCAAGCTGGACGTGGTGCTCGCCGGGATCCGCGTCACACTCACTCCGGGGACAGCGGCTACCCCGAAGGGTGACGCCTGA